One Solanum pennellii chromosome 9, SPENNV200 DNA segment encodes these proteins:
- the LOC107029461 gene encoding CBL-interacting protein kinase 2-like, which produces MESKRSSILMERYELGRLLGQGTFAKVHHARDVKTSMNVAIKIIDKEKIVKVGMIDQIKCEISAMKLVRHSNIVQLYEVMASKKKIYCVMEYVKGGELYNKVSKGKLKEDVARKLFQQLISAIDFCHSRGVYHRDLKPENLLLDENGNLKISDFGLSALADSKCQDGLLHTKCGTPAYVAPEVISKRGYDGAKADIWSCGVILYVLLAGYLPFQDSKLMEMYRKIGKGEFKCPNWFPPDARRLISKILNPNPSTRISISKIMENSWFKKELQLKPIIADADSNPEEAAIDDAVFGIGESTDSITEPKPELVKPAHLNAFDIISFSTGFDLSAFFEERDKKREVIFTSKQPAKTIISKLEDVARRLKLKVMKKDGGLLKLEGSKEGRKGVLSIDAEIFEVTPNFHFVEMKKSNGDTIEYKKTMMKDIRPALEDIVWTWQGDEPRPQQLAEEEILQTYQGYSFDNNSPQKNA; this is translated from the coding sequence ATGGAGAGTAAGAGGAGTAGTATACTAATGGAAAGGTATGAGTTAGGGAGATTGTTAGGACAAGGCACTTTTGCTAAGGTCCATCATGCGAGAGACGTCAAGACTAGCATGAATGTGGCTATTAAGATTATTGATAAGGAGAAGATTGTAAAAGTTGGGATGATTGATCAAATCAAATGCGAGATTTCAGCGATGAAATTGGTTAGGCATTCTAATATTGTGCAGCTCTATGAGGTGATGGCCAGCAAAAAGAAGATTTATTGTGTAATGGAATATGTCAAAGGAGGCGAGTTGTATAACAAAGTGAGTAAAGGGAAGTTAAAGGAAGATGTTGCAAGGAAGTTATTTCAGCAATTGATTAGTGCTATTGATTTCTGTCATAGTAGAGGTGTTTATCACCGAGACCTAAAACCGGAGAATCTATTGCTTGATGAAAATGGGAATCTAAAGATTTCAGATTTTGGATTGAGTGCCCTTGCAGATTCGAAATGCCAAGACGGTTTACTTCATACTAAATGTGGGACACCAGCTTATGTTGCACCAGAAGTGATAAGCAAGAGAGGCTATGATGGTGCGAAAGCTGATATTTGGTCATGTGGGGTGATATTATATGTCCTTTTGGCTGGATATCTCCCTTTCCAGGATTCAAAATTAATGGAGATGTACAGAAAGATCGGTAAGGGTGAGTTCAAATGTCCTAACTGGTTCCCTCCTGATGCTCGCAGGCtgatatcaaaaatattaaatccaAATCCTAGCACAAGAAtttccatttctaagataaTGGAGAATTCTTGGTTCAAGAAAGAGTTGCAGCTGAAACCTATAATCGCTGATGCTGACTCGAACCCTGAAGAAGCAGCAATTGATGATGCAGTTTTTGGTATCGGTGAGAGTACCGACTCAATAACAGAGCCAAAGCCAGAACTGGTCAAGCCTGCACACTTGAATGCATTTGATATTATATCTTTCTCAACAGGTTTTGACTTGTCTGCCTTTTTTGAAGAAAGAGATAAAAAGAGGGAAGTTATATTTACATCAAAGCAACCGGCAAAAACAATCATCTCAAAGCTAGAGGATGTAGCTAGGCGTTTAAAGTTGAAGGTGATGAAAAAGGATGGAGGGTTATTGAAGTTGGAAGGATCTAAAGAAGGAAGAAAAGGGGTGTTGTCTATTGATGCAGAAATCTTTGAGGTAACTCCAAATTTTCACTTTGTTGAGATGAAGAAATCGAATGGAGATACGATAGAGTACAAGAAGACGATGATGAAGGATATAAGACCAGCATTGGAAGATATTGTATGGACTTGGCAAGGTGACGAACCGCGTCCTCAGCAGCTAGCAGAGGAAGAAATTTTGCAGACTTATCAGGGGTACTCATTTGACAATAATTCACCTCAGAAGAATGCATAA